One window of the Candidatus Chryseobacterium colombiense genome contains the following:
- the pth gene encoding aminoacyl-tRNA hydrolase, which produces MKYLIVGLGNKGPEYENTRHNIGFKVVEKIAETLEVPFNTSNFGWLADGKYKGRRVLLLKPDTYMNLSGNAVRYWMQKENIPLENVLIVTDDLALPFGTLRLKGKGSDAGHNGLKNIIEVLQTQNYARLRFGISAEFSEGKQIDYVLGTWNESETEKLPERIEKFAKACLSFVFAGINNTMSAFNGK; this is translated from the coding sequence ATGAAATATTTAATTGTAGGACTGGGAAATAAAGGGCCTGAATATGAAAATACACGTCATAATATAGGATTTAAAGTTGTTGAAAAGATTGCAGAAACTCTTGAAGTTCCATTCAATACGAGCAATTTCGGATGGTTGGCAGACGGGAAGTACAAAGGAAGAAGAGTGCTGTTGTTAAAACCGGATACCTATATGAATCTTTCCGGAAATGCAGTAAGGTACTGGATGCAGAAAGAAAATATTCCTTTAGAAAATGTACTTATTGTAACAGATGATCTGGCTCTTCCTTTTGGAACCTTAAGATTAAAAGGTAAAGGATCTGATGCAGGACATAACGGACTCAAAAATATTATTGAAGTACTGCAAACCCAAAACTATGCAAGACTTCGTTTTGGTATTTCGGCAGAGTTTTCCGAAGGAAAGCAAATAGATTATGTATTAGGAACCTGGAATGAATCCGAAACGGAAAAACTTCCGGAGAGAATTGAAAAGTTTGCTAAAGCCTGCCTTTCATTCGTTTTTGCAGGAATCAACAATACGATGTCTGCTTTTAATGGGAAATAA
- a CDS encoding carbonic anhydrase codes for MKAHTYETQSTITPEKALEFLKEGNQRFVNNLKANRDLLEQVNATREGQWPFAVVLSCIDSRTSAELIFDQGLGDVFSIRIAGNFVNQDILGSMEFGCNVAGSKLIVVLGHTKCGALKGGLDAAQIEGLGMDNLNHLINHFDPIIKDVIEEGEERSSKNSSLLERLNHQNVRSAIEDIRKQSSTLENLEKEGKIKIVGANYDVETGAVTWL; via the coding sequence ATGAAAGCACATACATACGAAACCCAGTCTACAATTACTCCGGAAAAAGCATTAGAGTTTTTAAAGGAAGGAAATCAAAGATTTGTAAATAACTTAAAGGCTAACAGAGACCTTTTGGAACAGGTAAATGCAACCCGTGAAGGACAATGGCCTTTTGCTGTAGTTTTAAGCTGTATTGACAGCCGTACTTCTGCAGAGCTCATCTTTGACCAGGGATTGGGAGATGTTTTTAGTATCAGAATTGCCGGTAATTTTGTGAATCAGGACATTTTAGGTTCCATGGAGTTTGGCTGTAATGTAGCAGGCTCTAAGCTTATTGTTGTTTTAGGACACACTAAATGCGGGGCTTTAAAAGGTGGATTAGACGCTGCACAAATCGAAGGATTAGGAATGGATAATCTTAACCACCTGATTAATCATTTTGACCCAATCATTAAAGACGTAATTGAAGAAGGAGAAGAAAGATCTTCTAAAAACAGTTCACTTCTGGAAAGATTGAACCATCAAAATGTAAGAAGTGCTATAGAAGATATCCGTAAACAAAGCTCTACGCTGGAGAACCTTGAAAAAGAAGGTAAAATTAAGATCGTAGGAGCAAATTATGATGTAGAAACCGGTGCCGTAACTTGGTTATAA